A DNA window from Daucus carota subsp. sativus chromosome 3, DH1 v3.0, whole genome shotgun sequence contains the following coding sequences:
- the LOC108213792 gene encoding gibberellin 2-beta-dioxygenase 8, whose product MEEYEPPLSQVFRNLSQRKTQIEEEPTDVFGLQCCQLPLVDLGRLSSGHPVWRKECEKEIIEAAKEWGFFQVVNHGICKEMLVNLQQEQVKLFRQPFHQKANQNPSNSPSGFYRWGNLAATSRAQFSWSEAFHIPVSSVSDFRTLNHLSSTVEEYTEVVSKLTTKIAEILADNMGICSYKTFLEDKVVPSSCYLRMNRYPPCPKSYSKACGLVSHTDTSYLTVLHQDKIGGLQLMKDGAWICVNPNPDALVVNIGDLFEAWSNGLYKSVRHRVVANGEFERFSVAYFSCPTRDTVVSSCSQPSIYRDFSFEEFKQQIQLDVKSTGNKIGLPRFLR is encoded by the exons ATGGAAGAATACGAGCCTCCACTTTCCCAGGTCTTCCGAAATCTGTCCCAAAGAAAGACACAAATTGAAGAGGAGCCGACTGATGTGTTTGGATTACAATGTTGTCAGCTACCATTGGTGGATCTTGGTCGTCTGAGTTCGGGCCATCCAGTGTGGAGAAAAGAGTGTGAGAAAGAAATAATAGAAGCCGCAAAAGAATGGGGATTCTTTCAGGTTGTAAATCATGGAATATGTAAAGAAATGTTGGTTAATTTACAGCAAGAACAAGTGAAATTATTTCGACAGCCATTTCACCAAAAGGCTAACCAGAATCCTTCCAACTCACCGTCGGGCTTCTACCGTTGGGGAAACCTGGCAGCTACAAGCCGCGCTCAGTTCTCATGGTCAGAAGCTTTCCACATTCCTGTGTCCAGCGTTTCAGATTTTAGGACTTTGAACCATTTAAG CTCCACAGTTGAGGAATATACCGAAGTAGTTTCAAAGTTGACTACAAAAATTGCTGAAATATTAGCAGATAACATGGGAAtctgctcttataaaacatttcTGGAAGACAAGGTGGTGCCAAGTTCATGTTATCTTCGAATGAACCGGTATCCGCCTTGCCCTAAATCTTATTCTAAAGCCTGTGGCCTCGTGTCACACACTGATACTTCCTATCTCACTGTCCTGCACCAAGACAAGATTGGAGGTTTACAGCTGATGAAAGATGGAGCTTGGATTTGTGTTAATCCTAATCCTGATGCCTTAGTCGTCAATATTGGTGACCTATTCGag GCTTGGAGCAACGGGTTGTATAAGAGCGTCAGGCACAGAGTTGTGGCGAACGGCGAATTCGAGAGGTTCTCAGTGGCCTACTTTTCTTGTCCTACCAGGGATACAGTGGTAAGCAGTTGTAGCCAGCCTTCAATTTACAGGGACTTTAGCTTTGAGGAGTTCAAACAACAAATTCAATTGGATGTCAAGTCAACCGGCAACAAAATAGGGCTTCCTAGGTTTCTAAGATAA
- the LOC108213586 gene encoding gibberellin 2-beta-dioxygenase 8 isoform X1, giving the protein MEFEPPLIEVFKNLCKTSSENDHVAELINSSRSKSYELPLVDLGRLNSGQLMQQKECEKEIIEASKEWGFFQVVNHGICEEMLMELHEEQVKLFRQPFNKKSSQNPSNSPIGSYRWGNLAAKSPAQFSWSEAFHIPVSSVSDFAGLNHLSSTVEEYTKLISKLSQKIAEILADNIGICKSSYQKLLGDKVVPSSCYLRMNRYPPIPEFHSEVCGLVAHTDTSYLTILHQNKTGGLEMKKDGMWISVKPNPDALVINIGDLFQVLSNGFYKSVTHRVLTNSKTERFSVAYLSCPTTDTVIRSLSEHSIYRDFSFGEFKSQVQLDVKYTGNKIGLPGFLR; this is encoded by the exons ATGGAATTCGAGCCACCACTCATCGAAGTGTTCAAAAACCTTTGCAAAACAAGTTCAGAAAATGATCATGTTGCGGAGCTCATTAATTCATCCAGATCGAAAAGCTATGAGCTACCGCTGGTGGATCTTGGCCGTTTAAATTCGGGACAACTAATGCAGCAAAAGGAGTGTGAGAAAGAAATAATAGAGGCATCAAAAGAATGGGGATTCTTTCAGGTTGTAAATCATGGTATATGTGAAGAAATGTTAATGGAATTGCATGAAGAGCAGGTGAAGTTATTTAGACAGCCATTCAATAAAAAGTCTAGCCAGAATCCTTCAAACTCACCCATAGGCTCTTACCGTTGGGGAAACCTGGCTGCAAAAAGTCCCGCTCAGTTTTCATGGTCTGAAGCTTTTCACATTCCTGTTTCCAGTGTTTCAGATTTCGCAGGTCTCAACCATCTAAG CTCGACAGTTGAGGAATATACAAAACTGATTTCTAAGTTAAGTCAGAAGATAGCAGAAATCTTAGCGGACAATATAGGAATCTGCAAATCGTCGTACCAAAAATTATTGGGAGACAAAGTCGTGCCTAGTTCATGTTATCTTCGAATGAACAGGTATCCACCTATCCCTGAATTCCATTCTGAAGTCTGCGGCCTGGTGGCACACACAGATACTTCATATCTCACCATACTCCACCAAAATAAGACTGGTGGACTAGAGATGAAGAAAGATGGAATGTGGATTTCTGTTAAACCTAACCCTGATGCCTTAGTCATCAACATCGGTGACCTATTCCAG GTTCTGAGCAATGGTTTTTATAAGAGCGTCACTCACAGGGTTCTGACGAATAGCAAAACTGAAAGATTCTCGGTGGCGTACCTTTCATGCCCTACAACTGATACTGTGATTCGTAGTTTGAGTGAACATTCGATATACAGGGACTTTAGCTTCGGGGAGTTCAAATCACAAGTTCAACTAGATGTCAAGTATACTGGCAATAAAATAGGGCTTCCCGGGTTTCTTAGATAA
- the LOC108213586 gene encoding gibberellin 2-beta-dioxygenase 8 isoform X2, which produces MEFEPPLIEVFKNLCKTSSENDHVAELINSSRSKSYELPLVDLGRLNSGQLMQQKECEKEIIEASKEWGFFQVVNHGICEEMLMELHEEQVKLFRQPFNKKSSQNPSNSPIGSYRWGNLAAKSPAQFSWSEAFHIPVSSVSDFAGLNHLRYPPIPEFHSEVCGLVAHTDTSYLTILHQNKTGGLEMKKDGMWISVKPNPDALVINIGDLFQVLSNGFYKSVTHRVLTNSKTERFSVAYLSCPTTDTVIRSLSEHSIYRDFSFGEFKSQVQLDVKYTGNKIGLPGFLR; this is translated from the exons ATGGAATTCGAGCCACCACTCATCGAAGTGTTCAAAAACCTTTGCAAAACAAGTTCAGAAAATGATCATGTTGCGGAGCTCATTAATTCATCCAGATCGAAAAGCTATGAGCTACCGCTGGTGGATCTTGGCCGTTTAAATTCGGGACAACTAATGCAGCAAAAGGAGTGTGAGAAAGAAATAATAGAGGCATCAAAAGAATGGGGATTCTTTCAGGTTGTAAATCATGGTATATGTGAAGAAATGTTAATGGAATTGCATGAAGAGCAGGTGAAGTTATTTAGACAGCCATTCAATAAAAAGTCTAGCCAGAATCCTTCAAACTCACCCATAGGCTCTTACCGTTGGGGAAACCTGGCTGCAAAAAGTCCCGCTCAGTTTTCATGGTCTGAAGCTTTTCACATTCCTGTTTCCAGTGTTTCAGATTTCGCAGGTCTCAACCATCTAAG GTATCCACCTATCCCTGAATTCCATTCTGAAGTCTGCGGCCTGGTGGCACACACAGATACTTCATATCTCACCATACTCCACCAAAATAAGACTGGTGGACTAGAGATGAAGAAAGATGGAATGTGGATTTCTGTTAAACCTAACCCTGATGCCTTAGTCATCAACATCGGTGACCTATTCCAG GTTCTGAGCAATGGTTTTTATAAGAGCGTCACTCACAGGGTTCTGACGAATAGCAAAACTGAAAGATTCTCGGTGGCGTACCTTTCATGCCCTACAACTGATACTGTGATTCGTAGTTTGAGTGAACATTCGATATACAGGGACTTTAGCTTCGGGGAGTTCAAATCACAAGTTCAACTAGATGTCAAGTATACTGGCAATAAAATAGGGCTTCCCGGGTTTCTTAGATAA